The Desulfonatronovibrio magnus genome includes the window GGTAATGGGCCGTATAGCTCTGTTGCAAGGTCTACCAAGGTGTCTTGGGTGGCTTTAAGTTCGCCAACCCCCTCCCAGTAAGGCCGCCTTGTCTGTTCAAGATCCTTTAACATTTCTTGTGCTGCTACTCCTACCATATCCTCACCTCCTGGAAATCGTCTGGTAAGTTGTGTTACTCGTGCCCTACTCAAAGGGCCAGATGCCAGTACGTATTTCAAAATATTAAACAGATATTCTTTTCTTTTATCCTCATCAGGCAGCTGCTCAAGTAAGTCAAATATTTCCTGGAGCTTTATGTCCAGTTCAGGGAAGTGAATGTACTTAAACAGCAGGTGAAATATCTCCATAAGAATAGAGGTTTTGAAAGCCTCGTCTGCCATATGGGTTATGTCATGCAGTAAGTGCCTGAATTTAGGAATAAAAACCCTGAATGATTCATGGGGTATTTCAAAATAGTCTTCAAATTCGCGG containing:
- a CDS encoding Rpn family recombination-promoting nuclease/putative transposase; translation: MNLYRRNKLSGYLPIIIPVIIYHGVSEWTFSREFEDYFEIPHESFRVFIPKFRHLLHDITHMADEAFKTSILMEIFHLLFKYIHFPELDIKLQEIFDLLEQLPDEDKRKEYLFNILKYVLASGPLSRARVTQLTRRFPGGEDMVGVAAQEMLKDLEQTRRPYWEGVGELKATQDTLVDLATELYGPLPGILQVKIKSIQSIENLRALNRKIIRTESLNEFTELVDRAAEN